One Nicotiana sylvestris chromosome 12, ASM39365v2, whole genome shotgun sequence genomic window carries:
- the LOC104217464 gene encoding uncharacterized protein, whose protein sequence is MTIGGLENDKSAHQNEGRSSCDVLKIGPYFTKDQYRQILSMLNKETPEHQVNMAGITTSLMASFTCKERIIDSGATHHIVGEQDMLNTKNKVNKCDSDQVHLSKEEKSNITHIGDAIICDELKLEDILFLPEFKFNIISDLYNGKVRRIGRERGGLYILKKNFKGDLEKFIKGIRKFASTTTTQSNKEDRVLWHKKLGHASVSTMKNLDLFHNKFVDVVVNNDCPNRVVERKHRHILDTVRALKFQASVPTKFWDECIKIVVYVINRLPTELLNGKTPYELLHKKSPSLSHLRVFGCLCYATNLVKEDKFSPKQKHRDVIFKENIFPFAKHCSTSHYGEGHTTTIDPISGLEQFEPL, encoded by the exons ATGACGATAGGTGGCTTAGAGAATGACAAATCAGCACATCAGAATGAGGGAAGAAGTAGCTGTGACGTATTAAAGATAGGACCATACTTCACTAAGGATCAATATAGGCAGATTTTGAGCATGCTGAACAAGGAGACTCCAGAACATCAGGTTAACATGGCAGGTATTACAACCTCCTTAATGGCAAGCTTTACTTGTAAAGAACGGATAATTGATTCTGGAGCTACACATCACATAGTTGGTGAGCAAGATATGTTAAATACtaagaataaagtaaataaatgtgACAGTGATCAAGTACATTTGTCTAAAGAAGAGAAGTCTAATATAACACATATTGGAGATGCTATTATATGTGATGAGTTGAAGTTGGAAGATATTTTGTTTCTACCTGAGTTTAAGTTCAACATAATCTCA GATCTCTACAATGGTAAGGTGAGGAGGATTGGTAGAGAAAGAGGTGGTCTGTACATATTGAAGAAGAACTTCAAAGGAGATTTGGAAAAATTTATCAAAGGAATAAGAAAATTTGCATCAACTACAACTACACAAAGTAATAAAGAAGATAGAGTCTTATGGCACAAAAAGCTAGGCCATGCTTCAGTTAGTACTATGAAGAACTTGGAtctatttcataacaaatttgtAGATGTAGTAGTGAATAATGATTGCCCT AATAGAGTAGTGGAGAGAAAACACAGGCACATTCTAGATACAGTTAGGGCATTGAAGTTTCAAGCAAGTGTTCCTACAAAGTTCTGGGATGAATGCATCAAAATAGTTGTGTATGTGATAAACAGGCTGCCTACTGAGTTGTTGAATGGGAAAACTCCATATGAGCTCCTTCATAAGAAGTCACCCTCATTGTCTCACCTTAGAGTGTTTGGGTGTCTTTGTTACGCCACTAATTTGGTTAAGGAAGATAAATTTTCACCAAAGCAAAAGCATCG AGATGTTATTTTCAAGGAGAATATCTTTCCATTTGCCAAACATTGTTCCACATCTCACTATGGAGAAGGACATACAACAACTATAGATCCCATCTCAGGCCTGGAACAATTTGAACCTCTATAG